A portion of the Rhodopseudomonas sp. BAL398 genome contains these proteins:
- a CDS encoding acyl carrier protein, with amino-acid sequence MTSTFDRVATIIAETCDIPRDTITPESHAIDDLGIDSLDFLDIAFAIDKAFGIKLPLEKWTQEVNDGKATTQQYFVLSNLSARIDELVAAKGA; translated from the coding sequence ATGACTTCCACATTCGATCGAGTCGCCACCATCATCGCGGAAACCTGCGACATTCCGCGCGACACGATTACGCCGGAGAGCCATGCAATCGACGATCTAGGCATCGACAGCCTGGATTTCCTCGACATCGCCTTTGCGATCGACAAGGCCTTCGGGATCAAGCTGCCGCTGGAAAAATGGACCCAGGAGGTCAATGACGGCAAGGCGACCACCCAGCAATATTTCGTTCTCAGCAATCTCAGCGCGCGCATCGACGAATTGGTCGCCGCCAAGGGCGCCTAG
- a CDS encoding 3-hydroxyacyl-ACP dehydratase FabZ family protein, which produces MNLAYFHLIDRIAELNLDERTITVEAQVPQESTIFEGHFPGYPLMPGVLLIEAMAQTSGWLQIALMKFQRMPFLAAVKEAKMRTFVTPGETLTIEASIVHEGSGFTMTAAKIMSGGKLACNATLTFRHVPFPNADLRGHMEVMAKRIGFPEQAMTDG; this is translated from the coding sequence ATGAACCTCGCATATTTCCACCTGATCGATCGAATCGCCGAGCTCAATCTCGATGAGCGGACCATTACGGTCGAAGCCCAGGTGCCGCAGGAAAGCACGATCTTCGAGGGCCACTTTCCCGGCTATCCGCTGATGCCGGGGGTGCTGCTGATCGAAGCCATGGCGCAGACCTCGGGCTGGTTGCAGATCGCGCTGATGAAATTCCAGCGCATGCCATTTCTGGCGGCGGTCAAGGAAGCCAAGATGCGGACCTTCGTCACGCCCGGCGAGACGCTGACGATCGAGGCATCGATCGTTCACGAAGGATCTGGCTTCACCATGACGGCGGCGAAGATCATGAGCGGCGGCAAACTGGCGTGCAACGCCACCCTGACGTTCCGCCATGTGCCGTTCCCCAACGCCGATCTGCGCGGACACATGGAAGTGATGGCCAAGCGCATTGGCTTTCCCGAACAGGCGATGACCGATGGCTGA
- a CDS encoding beta-ketoacyl-ACP synthase, which translates to MADMDNTRAEPVEAWITGIGLASSLADGLGAHWDALAQRRINVDSTSFAPYIVHPLAPVSFDTQIPKKGDQRQMEAWQRIGTYAAGLALDSAGIKGNSAILSKMDMIVAAGGGERDLAVDSAILSSDAQGSSPPGFLNERLMNDLRPTLFLAQLSNLLAGNIAIVHGVTGSSRTFMGEEAAGVDAVRIALARIAAGQSDIALVGAALNGERKDQLMLYEFGDFNLKDTFQPVWAREPKGGFTLGSAGAFLVIESKPHAQARGAKPYARLTNVVSDLTRRAHPGEVTASMETLWSKLGAVQSDAAIISGATGTEPATAEERAFLRQHPDHPVRAFATAFGHTIEAQFPLGIALAALALSHGALFPPNDPTGAEIEMTAAPTQIVVTGTGHWRGEGMALVEAVS; encoded by the coding sequence ATGGCTGACATGGACAACACCCGCGCCGAACCCGTCGAAGCCTGGATCACCGGCATCGGCCTTGCCAGTTCGCTGGCTGATGGCCTCGGCGCCCATTGGGACGCGCTGGCTCAGCGGCGCATCAATGTCGATAGCACCAGCTTTGCGCCCTATATCGTGCATCCGCTGGCGCCGGTCAGCTTCGACACCCAGATCCCCAAAAAGGGCGATCAACGCCAGATGGAAGCCTGGCAGCGGATCGGCACCTATGCGGCCGGGCTGGCGCTGGACTCCGCCGGCATCAAGGGCAATAGCGCGATCCTGTCGAAGATGGACATGATCGTCGCCGCCGGTGGCGGCGAGCGCGACCTGGCGGTGGATTCCGCGATTCTGAGTTCGGACGCGCAGGGCAGTTCGCCACCCGGCTTCCTCAACGAACGGCTGATGAACGATCTGCGTCCGACGCTGTTTCTGGCGCAGCTGTCGAACCTGCTGGCGGGCAATATCGCCATCGTCCACGGCGTCACCGGCTCGTCGCGCACCTTCATGGGCGAAGAAGCCGCCGGCGTCGACGCGGTGCGGATCGCGCTGGCGCGGATCGCGGCGGGTCAGAGCGACATCGCGCTGGTCGGCGCGGCGCTGAACGGCGAGCGCAAGGACCAGTTGATGCTCTACGAGTTCGGCGACTTCAATCTGAAGGACACGTTCCAGCCGGTCTGGGCGCGCGAACCGAAAGGCGGGTTCACGCTGGGCTCCGCCGGCGCATTTCTGGTGATCGAATCGAAGCCGCACGCCCAGGCGCGCGGCGCCAAGCCCTATGCGCGGCTGACCAATGTGGTGTCCGATCTGACACGGCGGGCGCATCCCGGCGAGGTGACGGCGAGCATGGAGACGCTGTGGTCGAAGCTCGGTGCGGTGCAAAGCGACGCCGCCATCATCTCCGGCGCCACCGGAACCGAACCCGCGACCGCCGAGGAGCGGGCGTTTCTGCGCCAGCACCCGGACCATCCGGTGCGCGCCTTCGCAACCGCATTCGGCCACACCATCGAGGCACAATTTCCGCTCGGCATCGCGCTGGCAGCGCTGGCGCTCTCGCACGGCGCATTGTTTCCACCCAACGATCCAACCGGGGCGGAGATTGAAATGACCGCCGCCCCGACCCAGATTGTGGTCACCGGGACCGGACACTGGCGCGGCGAAGGCATGGCGCTTGTAGAGGCCGTCAGTTGA